CTTTATTTTATCACTAATGTTTCCCTTACTAAAAGACTCAACTTCTCCATATTAGAAAAAGCAGTCCTAAATTGAAGTGACCCCTAAAAGTTAGACACGGTTATTTTGTCAGGCAGCTTGCTCAAAATGAGTTCGGTATTGTACCGGACTCATTTTTAATTTTGCCTTCATCCGTTTCGTATTATAGTATTTCATATAC
This sequence is a window from Anaerobacillus alkaliphilus. Protein-coding genes within it:
- a CDS encoding IS3 family transposase, with translation YMKYYNTKRMKAKLKMSPVQYRTHFEQAA